In the genome of Poecilia reticulata strain Guanapo linkage group LG16, Guppy_female_1.0+MT, whole genome shotgun sequence, one region contains:
- the LOC103478813 gene encoding endonuclease domain-containing 1 protein-like produces MSVYRTEGKLLYFLIVVMAGAEVQDNISPECKQFLYMGTIPRGLEEQPLKKICQYYAGKPRFFTLYDSFSHIPVYSAYTFKRSDGSKKVDVPWMYEPQLSLVSGSREMEPFPSANIHKSFEDSQAVLDDYSDTVIFERGQLNPDEHQADPEDKAATYTLTNVVPRVREFNIGPWKMHEHTMRKRLNNYCRGTAYVVTGITTSGHTIRRHNINRLGIPTYLWSAYCCAEFDHNAPYSERSKFPAFAAYGLNDRENNKVQEMTVQQLEDFLKRVTYVSGSFQIFYDNCVPPNTASGLLA; encoded by the exons ATGTCCGTCTACAGAACCGAAGGGAAACTCTTGTATTTTCTCATCGTTGTAATGGCAGGAGCAGAGGTCCAGGACAACATCTCACCGGAGTGTAAGCAGTTCTTGTACATGGGGACTATACCACGAGGGCTTGAGGAGCAACCTTTGAAAAAGATTTGCCAGTACTATGCAGGCAAGCCGCGGTTCTTCACCCTCTATGACTCCTTCAGCCACATCCCCGTTTACTCTGCGTACACGTTCAAGCGCTCGGACGGTTCCAAAAAGGTTGATGTACCCTGGATGTATGAGCCACAG CTTTCTTTGGTGTCTGGATCCAGAGAGATGGAGCCGTTCCCTTCTGCAAATATTCACAAGAGCTTTGAGGATTCCCAGGCTGTGCTCGACGACTACTCCGACACTGTGATCTTCGAACGAGGCCAGCTGAATCCAGACGAGCATCAGGCCGACCCAGAGGATAAAGCGGCCACCTACACTCTGACCAACGTGGTTCCCAGGGTCCGAGAGTTCAACATCGGTCCTTGGAAAATGCATGAACACACCATGCGCAAGAGGCTGAACAACTACTGCCGTGGAACTGCCTATGTGGTCACAGGGATCACCACCTCAGGCCACACCATTCGCCGCCATAACATTAACCGCCTGGGCATTCCTACCTACCTCTGGTCGGCCTACTGCTGCGCTGAGTTTGATCACAACGCTCCCTACTCGGAGCGCTCAAAGTTTCCTGCGTTTGCTGCTTATGGGCTCAATGACAGGGAAAACAACAAGGTTCAAGAGATGACGGTTCAACAGCTGGAGGACTTCCTGAAGAGGGTAACATATGTCAGTGGCTCCTTCCAGATCTTCTATGACAACTGTGTGCCTCCTAATACTGCTAGTGGCCTATTGGCCTAA